A stretch of DNA from Patescibacteria group bacterium:
AATTTCTTGTTACCACAATTGCGGAAAACATGGAAATGGTCACGCCGATAAACAAGGTTGTGCCAAACCCCTGGACCGAACCGGTCCCGAAAGTCATCAAAACCAAACAAATGAAAATTGTCGTGATATTCCCGTCTCTGATTGACGGCCAGGCCCGCTTAAATCCTTCATCAATCGCCGCGGGCAGGAGCTGGCCGGCCATAAGCTCTTCTTTCATCCTCTCAAAAACCAAAACGTTGGCGTCAACGGCCATGCCGATAGACAGAATAAATCCGGCAAAACCGGCCAAAGTCAAAGTAACGGAACTATAAGCAAAAGAGAATAATAATATCCCCGCCAATATGATCAGGGCCGCCAAGCCGGCGTTTAAAAATTTCAACTCGCTGAAAGTGGAAATCAGCAATCCGCTTATTAAAATTATTAAAATCAAAGAGAGCCAAACCGGCATAGCTTTGAAGAAAGCCAAAACCGATATGCCGTAAACCGCCAAAGACAGAACGGCCAACAGGCCGGGAAGGCGATAATAAACAACCATAAAAAGCGCCACCAAAATCAAGCCGATAATACCCGCCTTTAAGCTGTTAAAAATTGATTGCTGGCCCAAGCTGGCGCCGATTGTGCTCTGGCTAACCAAAACGATAGGAACGGGCAAAGCGCCGGCGTTTAGGCGCTGGGACAATAATTTAGCTTCTTTAATGTTAAAATTGCCGGTAATAACCGCCCGGCCGCCGGTAATTTTTTCATTCACCGTCGGGACGCTGATAGGATAACCGTCCAAAAATATAGCCACCGGCTTCCCGACATTGCGAGCGGTTATTTCTTCAAATAAATTCGCTCCCTCGCCGTCAAATTCTAGGGCCACTTCCGGGGAATTGTCATTGGGGTTGAATTCAACTGAAGCCCGCTTTAAATACTTGCCGGTCAATTCAGTATTCTTCCATTCGCCTTCCTTTCCCACAATGTCCTCCCTGCTCATTGTTTTTATCAAAATAAGGCTAACTTGATATTCTTCTATTTTTCTTTCTTCCTGTTTATAAATTAAATGG
This window harbors:
- a CDS encoding peptidylprolyl isomerase; protein product: EPIVQVNKTTMGDYRIIVELAGIKDVDEAIKMIGETPLLEFKEEGASRELTDEERKKIDDFNKAAEAKAEEVLGKIISGGDFAALAGQYSEDEETKDRGGDLGWIMERDNPDIISLVKSLKPGQTTRDLVAGNNGYEIAKLENKRIKKDPFNNQEEIEVKASHLLVCYEGSQRCESGLPKEEAYEKIKKLKDEATPGNFVDLVKNNSTEPGAETSAGDLGWFGSGMMVKPFEDAVFSQKAGTISEIVETEFGYHLIYKQEERKIEEYQVSLILIKTMSREDIVGKEGEWKNTELTGKYLKRASVEFNPNDNSPEVALEFDGEGANLFEEITARNVGKPVAIFLDGYPISVPTVNEKITGGRAVITGNFNIKEAKLLSQRLNAGALPVPIVLVSQSTIGASLGQQSIFNSLKAGIIGLILVALFMVVYYRLPGLLAVLSLAVYGISVLAFFKAMPVWLSLILIILISGLLISTFSELKFLNAGLAALIILAGILLFSFAYSSVTLTLAGFAGFILSIGMAVDANVLVFERMKEELMAGQLLPAAIDEGFKRAWPSIRDGNITTIFICLVLMTFGTGSVQGFGTTLFIGVTISMFSAIVVTRNFLLLVGREWLEKRNWLIGVKIKNE